A genomic region of Phragmites australis chromosome 2, lpPhrAust1.1, whole genome shotgun sequence contains the following coding sequences:
- the LOC133909959 gene encoding uncharacterized protein LOC133909959, producing MLYKSYKNELDYLQLGHVEWTPYQSQVVQAMDLNILCMRDSHLWLMRCPLICFYAVEYHLPHRVMRQFGRWQPCPPKPFSTSIDLYKMDRQKCKKITDWLHEHQHYINEFHHFEANNVIQPLEHDVEQFNWHLQLYHANYRVHLRPRWTQADMLEDESDDEANNEFDKRVREGTEVEGAPVADWVVRLTNRLNCTYILFVLTTLHISVNL from the exons ATGTTGTACAAGTCATACAAAAATGAGTTAGACTACCTACAACTTGGACAC GTTGAATGGACGCCATATCAATCTCAGGTGGTGCAAGCGATGGACTTGAACATCTTATGTATGCGAgattcacacttgtggttgatgAGATGCCCCTTGATTTGCTTCTATGCAGTCGAGTACCACCTCCCGCATAGGGTCATGAGGCAATTCGGGAGGTGGCAACCTTGTCCACCAAAGCCGTTCTCTACTAGCATTGACCTCTACAA AATGGATAGGCAAAAGTGTAAGAAGATTACAGACTGGCTTCACGAGCACCAGCACTACATCAACGAGTTCCATCACTTTGAAGCCAACAATGTCATTCAGCCCCTTGAGCACGATGTTGAACAATTCAACTGGCACCTTCAGTTGTATCATGCAAACTACCGTGTTCACTTGAGGCCTAGATGGACACAGGCGGATATGTTGGAGGACGAGTCCGACGATGAGGCGAACAATGAATTCGACAAGAGAGTTCGTGAAGGAACCGAAGTAGAGGGCGCCCCAGTTGCAGACTGGGTGGTAAGGCTTACTAATCGTCTCAATTGCACTTACATACTTTTTGTGTTAACTACATTACATATTTCAGTGAATTTGTAA